A genome region from Pseudomonas anguilliseptica includes the following:
- the rsmH gene encoding 16S rRNA (cytosine(1402)-N(4))-methyltransferase RsmH, with the protein MTSNFRHITVLLDEAVEGLAVRANGCYLDGTFGRGGHSRLILEKLGPDGRLLGFDKDPLAIATGNALAAEDGRFVVVQRSFAELGDELAQRALGGQVSGILLDLGVSSPQLDDAERGFSFMSDGPLDMRMNPDAGVSAADFIASATEEEIARVFKEYGEERFAKRMARAVVLRRVEQPFTRTADLAQVLTVANPAWEKGKNPATRAFQGLRIYINNELGDLESGLDAALENLEVGGRLVVISFHSLEDRIVKLFMRKHAKGEMDKLPRDLPIIPKAFEPRLKLIGKPVFASEAELAANPRSRSAVMRIAEKVR; encoded by the coding sequence ATGACCAGCAATTTCCGCCACATCACTGTGCTACTCGACGAGGCTGTCGAAGGGCTGGCTGTGCGCGCGAATGGTTGCTACCTGGATGGCACCTTCGGGCGCGGCGGGCATAGTCGGCTGATCCTGGAAAAGCTCGGGCCAGATGGTCGCTTGCTAGGGTTTGACAAAGATCCCCTGGCAATCGCGACAGGGAATGCGCTGGCGGCCGAAGACGGCCGCTTTGTCGTTGTGCAGCGCAGCTTTGCCGAACTGGGCGACGAGCTGGCGCAACGCGCTCTAGGCGGCCAGGTCAGCGGCATTCTGCTCGATCTCGGCGTGTCCTCGCCGCAGCTGGATGACGCCGAGCGCGGCTTCAGCTTTATGAGCGACGGCCCGCTGGATATGCGCATGAATCCGGATGCTGGGGTCAGCGCGGCAGACTTCATTGCCAGCGCAACCGAAGAAGAAATTGCCCGGGTATTCAAGGAGTACGGTGAAGAGCGCTTCGCCAAGCGCATGGCCCGTGCCGTGGTGCTGCGTCGCGTCGAGCAGCCGTTTACCCGTACAGCTGATCTGGCTCAGGTGCTGACTGTTGCCAATCCAGCCTGGGAGAAGGGTAAGAATCCGGCGACTCGCGCCTTTCAAGGGCTGCGCATCTATATCAACAACGAGCTGGGTGATCTGGAGAGCGGCCTCGACGCTGCTTTGGAAAACCTCGAGGTGGGCGGCCGCCTGGTGGTGATCAGTTTCCATTCGTTGGAAGACCGCATCGTCAAACTCTTTATGCGCAAGCATGCCAAGGGCGAGATGGACAAGCTGCCGCGTGATCTGCCGATCATCCCGAAAGCTTTCGAGCCGCGCCTGAAACTGATTGGCAAGCCAGTGTTCGCTTCCGAGGCCGAGCTTGCGGCCAATCCGCGTTCGCGCAGCGCTGTGATGCGCATTGCCGAGAAAGTGCGATGA
- the ftsL gene encoding cell division protein FtsL, with translation MSAPFAKPLPGGSLLMLLLFVAVLVSAVGVSYSAHWNRQLLNKLYAELSVRDKVQAEWGRLILEQSTWTAHNRIETLASERLSMLIPDAAEVRMVAP, from the coding sequence ATGAGCGCGCCCTTCGCCAAGCCATTGCCCGGTGGCAGCTTGCTGATGCTGCTGCTGTTTGTGGCTGTGCTGGTGTCTGCGGTAGGGGTTTCCTACAGCGCGCACTGGAACCGTCAACTGCTTAATAAGCTGTATGCCGAACTCAGCGTGCGCGACAAGGTGCAGGCTGAATGGGGGAGGCTGATCCTTGAGCAGAGCACCTGGACGGCGCATAACCGTATTGAAACCCTGGCCTCTGAACGCCTGAGTATGCTTATCCCGGATGCCGCCGAAGTACGCATGGTGGCGCCATGA